One part of the Arabidopsis thaliana chromosome 1 sequence genome encodes these proteins:
- the HK3 gene encoding histidine kinase 3 (histidine kinase 3 (HK3); CONTAINS InterPro DOMAIN/s: Signal transduction histidine kinase, homodimeric (InterPro:IPR009082), CHASE (InterPro:IPR006189), Signal transduction histidine kinase, core (InterPro:IPR005467), ATPase-like, ATP-binding domain (InterPro:IPR003594), CheY-like (InterPro:IPR011006), Signal transduction response regulator, receiver domain (InterPro:IPR001789), Signal transduction histidine kinase, subgroup 1, dimerisation/phosphoacceptor domain (InterPro:IPR003661), Signal transduction histidine kinase-related protein, C-terminal (InterPro:IPR004358); BEST Arabidopsis thaliana protein match is: histidine kinase 2 (TAIR:AT5G35750.1); Has 124308 Blast hits to 110912 proteins in 3043 species: Archae - 772; Bacteria - 110408; Metazoa - 31; Fungi - 2185; Plants - 2022; Viruses - 28; Other Eukaryotes - 8862 (source: NCBI BLink).), whose translation MSLFHVLGFGVKIGHLFWMLCCWFVSWFVDNGIEDKSGLLVGSVGDLEKTKMTTLKKKNKMWFWNKISSSGLKIPSFSYQFLGSVKFNKAWWRKLVVVWVVFWVLVSIWTFWYFSSQAMEKRKETLASMCDERARMLQDQFNVSMNHVQAMSILISTFHHGKIPSAIDQRTFSEYTDRTSFERPLTSGVAYAMRVLHSEREEFERQQGWTIRKMYSLEQNPVHKDDYDLEALEPSPVQEEYAPVIFAQDTVSHVVSLDMLSGKEDRENVLRARSSGKGVLTAPFPLIKTNRLGVILTFAVYKRDLPSNATPKERIEATNGYLGGVFDIESLVENLLQQLASKQTILVNVYDITNHSQPISMYGTNVSADGLERVSPLIFGDPLRKHEMRCRFKQKPPWPVLSMVTSFGILVIALLVAHIIHATVSRIHKVEEDCDKMKQLKKKAEAADVAKSQFLATVSHEIRTPMNGVLGMLHMLMDTELDVTQQDYVRTAQASGKALVSLINEVLDQAKIESGKLELEEVRFDLRGILDDVLSLFSSKSQQKGVELAVYISDRVPDMLIGDPGRFRQILTNLMGNSIKFTEKGHIFVTVHLVDELFESIDGETASSPESTLSGLPVADRQRSWENFKAFSSNGHRSFEPSPPDINLIVSVEDTGVGIPVEAQSRIFTPFMQVGPSISRTHGGTGIGLSISKCLVGLMKGEIGFSSTPKVGSTFTFTAVFSNGMQPAERKNDNNQPIFSEFRGMKAVVVDHRPARAKVSWYHFQRLGIRVEVVPRVEQALHYLKIGTTTVNMILIEQEIWNREADDFIKKLQKDPLFLSPKLILLANSVESSISEALCTGIDPPIVIVKPLRASMLAATLQRGLGIGIREPPQHKGPPALILRNLLLGRKILIVDDNNVNLRVAAGALKKYGADVVCAESGIKAISLLKPPHEFDACFMDIQMPEMDGFEATRRIRDMEEEMNKRIKNGEALIVENGNKTSWHLPVLAMTADVIQATHEECLKCGMDGYVSKPFEAEQLYREVSRFFNSPSDTES comes from the exons ATGAGTCTGTTCCATGTGCTAGGGTTTGGTGTCAAGATTGGGCATCTCTTCTGGATGCTATGCTGCTGGTTTGTTTCTTGGTTCGTTGATAATGGGATCGAGGACAAGTCTGGTCTTTTAGTTGGCTCTGTCGGTGATCTTGAGAAGACTAAGATGACtacgttgaagaagaagaacaagatgTGGTTCTGGAATAAGATCTCTAGCAGCGGACTCAAGATCCCGAGTTTCTCTTATCAGTTTCTTGGCTCTGTTAAATTCAACAAGGCGTGGTGGAGGAAGCTTGTGGTGGTTTGGGTTGTCTTCTGGGTCTTGGTCTCTATTTGGACGTTTTGGTACTTTAGCTCGCAAGCTAtggagaagaggaaagagacGCTAGCTAGTATGTGTGATGAGAGAGCTCGTATGCTGCAGGATCAGTTCAACGTTAGCATGAATCATGTTCAAGCCATGTCTATCTTGATCTCAACCTTCCACCATGGCAAGATTCCTTCTGCTATCGATCAG AGAACATTCTCAGAGTACACTGATAGAACTTCCTTTGAGAGGCCTCTTACTAGCGGGGTAGCTTATGCTATGAGGGTGCTCCATTCAGAGAGGGAAGAGTTCGAGAGGCAACAAGGTTGGACTATTAGGAAGATGTATTCTCTTGAACAAAACCCAGTTCACAAGGATGACTATGACCTGGAAGCTTTGGAACCATCCCCTGTCCAAGAAGAGTACGCTCCAGTCATCTTTGCTCAGGACACTGTTTCTCACGTTGTTTCTCTCGATATGCTGTCTGGGAAA GAAGATCGTGAAAACGTTTTGCGGGCCAGGAGTTCAGGTAAAGGGGTTTTGACAGCTCCTTTCCCATTGATAAAGACAAATAGACTTGGGGTGATCCTGACATTTGCAGTGTACAAGAGAGATCTCCCCTCCAATGCAACgccaaaagagagaattgagGCTACTAACGG GTATCTCGGGGGAGTGTTTGACATTGAGTCCCTGGTAGAAAACTTGCTTCAACAGCTGGCTAGCAAGCAAACGATTCTTGTCAATGTGTACGATATCACCAATCACTCTCAACCGATTAGCATGTATGGTACAAATGTGTCGGCTGATGGGTTGGAACGTGTTAGTCCACTAATCTTTGGCGATCCATTGAGAAAGCATGAGATGCGTTGCAG ATTTAAGCAGAAACCACCATGGCCAGTGCTATCAATGGTGACATCATTCGGTATCCTTGTGATTGCGTTACTTGTTGCACATATAATCCACGCAACCGTTAGTCGAATACacaaagttgaagaagattgtgATAAAATGAAGCAGCTCAAGAAAAAGGCTGAAGCAGCAGATGTTGCAAAGTCACAG TTCCTTGCCACTGTTTCACATGAAATCAGAACTCCAATGAATGGTGTTCTAG GAATGTTGCATATGCTTATGGACACAGAGTTAGATGTTACGCAACAGGATTATGTTAGGACCGCACAGGCAAGTGGAAAAGCTTTAGTCTCGCTAATAAATGAGGTTTTGGACCAAGCAAAGATTGAATCTGGAAAGCTTGAACTTGAGGAGGTGCGGTTTGATTTGAGAGGAATATTAGATGATGTCCTGTCACTCTTCTCTAGCAAGTCCCAACAAAAGGGGGTGGAG TTGGCAGTATACATATCTGATCGTGTTCCAGATATGTTAATTGGTGATCCTGGGAGGTTTCGACAAATACTCACAAATCTTATGGGTAATTCCATTAAg TTCACTGAGAAAGGACACATCTTTGTAACTGTTCATTTGGTGGATGAGCTATTTGAATCTATCGATGGAGAGACAGCATCATCTCCGGAAAGTACACTGAGTGGGCTTCCAGTTGCAGACCGGCAGAGGAGCTGGGAAAACTTTAAAGCTTTCAGCTCCAACGGGCATCGGAGCTTTGAACCATCTCCCCCTGATATAAACCTAATCGTCTCAGTTGAGGATACTGGCGTAGGGATCCCTGTAGAAGCGCAGTCCCGTATTTTTACGCCTTTCATGCAAGTCGGACCATCCATATCCAGGACGCATGGAGGCACAGGAATTGGACTTAGCATAAGCAAATGTCTAGTTGGACTGATGAAGGGAGAAATTGGATTCTCGAGTACTCCCAAGGTTGGGTCCACATTCACATTTACTGCTGTATTTTCCAATGGGATGCAACCAGCTGAAAGAAAGAATGACAACAACCAGCCCATATTCTCGGAATTCCGGGGCATGAAAGCTGTGGTTGTGGACCATAGGCCTGCAAGGGCAAAAGTCTCGTGGTACCATTTTCAGCGTCTTGGAATTCGAGTCGAAGTAGTTCCACGTGTTGAACAGGCTCTACATTATCTGAAGATTGGTACTACCACTGTGAATATGATACTCATAGAGCAAGAAATATGGAATAGGGAAGCAGATGATTTCATTAAAAAGCTACAGAAAGACCCTCTTTTCCTTTCTCCTAAGTTGATTTTGTTAGCAAACTCAGTAGAATCGTCAATATCAGAGGCTTTATGCACCGGTATAGATCCTCCAATAGTGATAGTGAAACCATTGAGGGCGAGTATGCTAGCAGCAACTTTGCAGAGGGGATTGGGTATTGGAATCAGAGAACCACCTCAACACAAGGGACCTCCTGCTTTGATTCTCAGGAATCTTCTCCTTGGTAGAAAAATTTTAATCGTGGATGATAACAACGTAAACCTCAGAGTGGCAGCGGGAGCTCTGAAAAAGTACGGAGCTGATGTGGTCTGCGCTGAGAGTGGGATAAAGGCAATCTCATTGCTTAAGCCACCTCACGAGTTTGATGCTTGCTTCATGGACATTCAGATGCCAGAAATGGATGG ATTTGAAGCTACAAGGAGAATACGAGATATGGAAGAGGAGATGAACAAGAGAATAAAGAATGGGGAGGCTTTGATAGTAGAGAACGGTAACAAAACAAGCTGGCATCTTCCGGTATTAGCAATGACGGCAGATGTGATCCAAGCAACGCATGAGGAATGTCTGAAGTGTGGAATGGATGGGTATGTATCAAAACCATTTGAAGCAGAGCAGCTGTACAGGGAAGTTTCTCGCTTTTTCAATTCGCCTTCAGATACAGAATCATAA